GAACtacttcaataaatatatattaaatcacTTACTTAATAGTTCTTCTATATTACATTCATATGACCGAAGTTACGAAAGGTCATCTCTATAAtgttgttatataaattttttggtGTTCTCATACGGATATTAACAGGATGtgaagattatttattttcacatttttttctttctcacTTTTACATGATTTAGTCATCTTtgaatatgataaaatatcaacctGATTCGTATACCCGATTTACCTCAATCGCATAtaaacgatattatattattataaggtaaaatgatatttttttatagaacaGACTCGTAGTAAAAATTGgctaaatactttattttctacCACATACTTAAGATAGGAGAATTTATCAGAAATATGTGTACAGACAAATAATTTATCCTCAGTCAATATTACGGGGCTATGTGTCTCTAACATTCATTGCGATTGTAACAgacacttacatatatataaaagttaaaattacaaacttactttaaaCCAGTCGCAATAAGAACAATCATTCTAAAGATATCACTTTGTCCTACATGTCTTGAAATGGAACATTAAAATAcacctaaatatttataagtacttggcgttattcaattttatagaaatttatCAAGAGGTTAGGAAATCTTAATTAAGGATTGGAGAATATCCCGTGAGAAgccttataattttattattgtaaataagaaGATGAGCTTAGCTTCATTTTACGTCTACAGATAAAAATCTCGTTATGTTCGCTCCAGTTATTACACATTTCGGAGATGAAAAATGTTTGAGATGATACACGAACGTCATTGTAGTAATTCAAGACGCACAATTAATTGATGTTTATTGCCACACTCCCACGTCAATTTGCCGCACATGGTACGTTTGATGTTtatgaattattcaaaatttgagttacaaaacaattttacaatACAGTGTACTAACTacttatttgtattgaaaGTAGGTTCGGaacgattaaaataaataattgaacaaTGTTTACGACTACAAATAAGAATTGATCCTAATTGTGGaaaccaatttaaaaacaaaagccgATTTTTATCTGTTCTTATCATGTTGtcaaatagttataaatacaagcaatgaaaattttgtcaCATTTGTAAGACAATGACATGAcaattttgtaagtatgtagaaTTACTGGATAGCAGGTTTTTGATAACCATAACTATTTAtcgtattttgttttgtacagTTAACATCTTTGGAAGTAAGTATTCACTTATGTAGATTGTTATATTAGCATACGAAATATGACCTTTAAGAGATAATGCACGAATTACGTTTGCTATTGTGTCGTTCTCTGATTTGTTGGAGGTGTGCAAGTTGTGCTGGGGACGGGACGTGGGCCTGGTTGGCTGGGGGAGTCGGACTTGACCCTGGGGGCCCTTGAGGTCCAGTCGGCAGAGACTGCCGTCGGCGCCGTCGCAGCGCAGGGGACAAATTGTACTTAACCTTAGCTTGGACCAATAATTCCTTGAAAATCTGCGAGACATTGATGTTTTCCTTCGCGGACGCTTCGACGAAGCCGTTCTCCCAGTCAACGGTTACTACCGACTCTGTGGTATGGAACTCGACCTGTAAATAATGTGAAGATTAATGTATGCTTTAACTACTTAGTTTTGTGTAGTGAACTAGCTGTTTTCAGAGGAACTATATAGAAATAATCGAGGAGCGGTTATATTTAGATTgccgattttatttttcaaaagaaaaagttatttttttaattcgttgttaacagttttaattgtatacaaataaacaaatctttgctcttcataattttttgttcgAGATGTAGGTATCGGTCTGAAAATTTCATTATCACTTGCAGATTTCGGTGGAAGTACATTATTAAAGTAAACCTTTTTACGAAAATTTCAAACCGAAGTTTCTTGTTTCCAAATTACCACTGAATCTAATTATcacagaaaataatttaattaagcaAATTCAGTCACAATAAGTAGGAGCAGTGGTGTTGAATATACCTGCCTAAAAGGTATAGTAGTTTAAAGGCAAACAAAAACATACTGTACAAACAACACACGAAATTCATTCGTTTAAAACAACACGAGTCGAAACTTGAACTATCGCTCCGTTTAGTTCTGGTATTGATGAGAATTTTCCAGGAAATTTCTCAACAATTTTAGTTACTCGTGTTCGTATACAACGTCCTTTTCTTGATCGGGATTTAGATAATGTGGACATTATAGGagaaatatgtaatgtatagattacaataaaatgtaaaccCACGTAGAGAATAAGATTATCAGGTACATCTCTTCCtgtgaatatcgtaaaaggacAAAAACGAACATAAATAGTGCACCTAAATTTCATAGGCAAAATAGAAGCTTTCCCTAGAATAGAGTGGCTAATGATACCCAGATTCAAGATGTGTGTTTTTTCAACATAACATAGAACTTAAAACAAGCgcaatgtttattataaaacaatataacctTTGCTGTAGATATAAGATAAGATAAATAGACAGTACAACCATGGTCACGTCCTCTTATAAAATCTATAATTAtgcaaaacaaaaagtaaattgATTTCAATCAGTTAAGTAGCCAATTGATTTAAGAAAATGATGAATGAAAGACATTTCTATCGGTAAGGTTAATACAATTACCTAAAATAATACCGTAAAAACTATACATTACacctatttaatgaaattttgcgtaaaagCCGTTATAGGACGCTATTAGTGggagttttattattttgattcgGATCGTTAAGTCGTAAAATGTCCAAAAGCAAATTAATGGATACAAcgacttttaaaaaatcataataacttcgaatataagtaaaaaagtgGTTAAACatggaaaaaaagaaaatatatgatgtattctctctctctctctctctccctctTACTCTCTCATCTTTTGCGTGTGCTTATTTTCATACTCAGCTTTATAGATGACGTTTCTGTACCCCgctgttaaaatttatagccTGGACTTCTCAAGaagatatttattgaattgaaaatatttagcaTAGTTTTTACGTGTATCGTTAACCCCTCTTAGAAAAGGAGGCGTGTTATACAGAACTAGGGAAACTACTAAAAAAACTTGTAAGggtttcaaaaaatttatggCAGGTATATAGCGAGAGTGACGCACTGTAACTGTTCGTATAACCGGAAGGTTGGTAGAGCTGGGAAGTTGTTTTACCCTGGTGTATTACGttctttcataatttttgaaaCATCATGGAACAATTGCTTTTGTTTTCGTATTACCGAGAAAATAACAACTAAGATTCTACAGTACCTATCTATTAATATATTCCAGTATTCTCATAGAGCAGAAGATTCATTTAATGTATTGAATTGTTTAGTAATTATCGTGTCAATTACAGTATGAGTCTTAGAGAAAATCGATAAGAGGGTTTAATGAGCTACTTCGGAATTTATCGCACTAAGTTGTTTTATGAGCTAAGTTCGCGACGTAGGCGCGTAACTAATAgcataagtaattattaaacaagACTGCGAAACCTGTGGGACCGTCAGGACGATTCTGGCATGGACAGAAAGTAcacgtaaataaaaatgttattactgGCATCATAACAGTTGTAGAAATAATCGGTAGTGTCAAAGAGGTATATACAGATAAAACATATTCATATATATCATACTTACTGCGctgaaactgaaaaaaaaaaacacttttacAGACCTGAccctacaaaagaaaaaacttaTCTCTCCACGAGATTGCcccaaaataaatcataaataaagctaaaataaaaactaacacTGATAAAATACTCGCAACTGTTACCGGAATAGAAAGCCATTAAGGGAACAAGTGGTGATGCGTGGTGAACGACAAAATTGATGTTATCATTGGCCCAAATATTAAGGAAAACACGACTTAGGGCGTTTCAGCAGAACACATCGTACGTTATTAGGTTATGTGGTGAACGAGAATGCGTTTTCATATAGTAGGTAACCGTatcaatagtaaaataaataactataatgGTGGAGATCTGGTTAGCTGCCTCTGACCATCCTCAAAGTCGAATTctgtaagtttttatttccCGGATTTGAGATAGTTCTCCTTTACTTGTTTCTAAAAGTTATATCTAGGTCTGTCTATTACTACAAAGTCACGTTTTCTTATTACATGTAGACTCGGCTTGCAATAAAAACAGCCATGCCAGTGCGGAAAGTGCAGCTCAACGGTTATTGGTGCGTCGGGACGCCCGGGGAACGGCGGGAACTCCAGTGAACGATACGACACCATGAAGTTattccttaattttatttcaacgtTTAGCTGAGCCAAAACCTAAATTTGTTATATAGCTTTTCCCTTCATTGACTTAAATAAATCTCAACGGGAAAAGTATCAGCTGGTACACACAACTCTTTTTTATGACATAGTTGTCACGTTTTCTTTCGCAATAAAAACAACCATAATACCAGTGCGGAAAGTGAATCTCAACGGATATTGGTGCGTCGGGGCACCCGGGAATCGATACGTTACTAGTTATAGCAACTTCCAATGTTCAAACGTTAGAAACTCTAACTTTTATAACGTTTGCGGGCGACGTTAGCTCGTTCCTGATTCCGGTTTGAACtagtttttcaatttatgcTCGGGAGAATTGCTCGGCACCTGTTTTTACTATATCTATATGTAGATTTGTTTTATCAATAAgtacgtaggtatatattactaaaataatattgtttgtttgttaagtattcaaataaaactgCTTCTGACTTTTTGAGCCGAGTAAAATGTTTACGAAACAATTAAAGAAAAGACACTACCAAAGCATAAAATGATGTATATAGTGGGTATAACATATGTAATTTGGAACtcgtaaaatgttttatatattttttttaacgctaatgcaaatttaaattcagctGTGAGCCTTTTTCAGAGTACCTACCAAATGGACGTGACCAAATGGGTGCGTTCACGGTCACAAaaccaatttataaaataaacccTTTTAATCGTATTAACATTCCTGGTTCGAAGCTACAAAAAATTGGGATTGTTTAATCTAATAGTCAGGCTAAATTTTTTTGGGAGAATTTTTATGTCTTGCTGTGAATTTTGTCTCATCAACTAAGACGACAGAATTGGCGACACTATTGAGTACAGTACTACaatagaattattaatagtaacaGTAGGACTTGTAGCTACCCAATGATATGTGGGGTGAAATTGAATAGCCTAACAATATTGAATATTAGTATAGTCTATTCTCATTATTATAAGTAGTCAAGTCAAGACTAATTACAGAAGAGTAATGTGAGACTTATAACGAAATCAAGACTGTTGTACTTTCACGTAAAAAAAACGGAGGGCCAATGTACATAACAACCTGCTCGATGAGGTGCCTTAAAATCATTGCATACCCTTAAGTATCCGAAAACctagttttctttttcctgTACTCtggataaatttaaaacataaaatctatAGTTTCATAaggttattatataaataacaacaaGGCATTTTTTCACTAGcttaaatattttccaatTCGCCGAATTTTTAACTACCACATTTTGGGTTCACACGTTATAACAATATGTTACTGGACGTTATCTGGCGCAAAGCCGAATGGAAAGCAATAACCCAACCCACTTTTACATGGAACACTTATGAATACGAATTTAtctcgaaaataaaaaaagagttgTTGGCATAGGCGGGAAAGGATAAAAACTGTTATATTTATGAGAAcacattttgaattttctaccccatatacatttatttttcctcgTAACGTTAATCCTCGTCCTAACACTATATATAATTaccacattaataataataaacgttGTGTTACTAGCAAAAGCAAACACAGATCCTCAGCCAATTCAGCAGAGAATAGTGTATTGGCGTCATAAAAACCTGATTGACACACGACTAATATTTGTTGCGGAGAACGCAAGATTCTCTCGGCATTGCATTCCCTGACACGTCTTGGATAAGGATACGGTTTATGTCATTGTGTTTCACGGCTTTCTTCCAAACTTCgtatgaaatttaattaaacaatgtAGATCACGCGAGATGAAAGCCAGATATATACGAAACGTAACACACTTTAAATTTGATTCGAGACTTCTGTATTTCTgttgacaaaacaaaaactaaaagttttgaaaccATTTCTATctttaaataagttataacTTTTAACGTTCTAaatagaaagttttaaaaactcTAATAAgaacaaattttgtttatcaatTTAGTTCTTAGATTTAAACAATGTAAACTTTGCTTTATCATGAatcttaaatattgaaaactcAGTAATCATACGATTCGTCTAATGATTACAGAAATTTAAAGGCAATACTCGTCTCgtctgaaatttttatttccattatttatgtgcgttttttgtgttttctatttgaatcacaatcgATAAAAGAGGCCTGTTCTGTCTAAAACTTGAGGATCTTTGGAGGACATGAAGTGCATAAGTTACTCGTATAATGTACCTGACGAGCTCCGGTTTCTGCTAAATCCACTTTATTTCCGACAACTACTATAGGTACGGCTGTGCTTTCCTTAGTCTCATGAATTTGGTCTCTCAGCATCCTCACTTCTGTGAAACTGTCTGCATCAGTGATATCGTAAACTAAGATAAAAGCATCAGCAGATTGCATTGAAAGAGCGCGCATCGCCGGAAATTCGTAAGCCCCAGAAGTATCTAGAATATCCAATGTTAGTCTCACTCCCGAAACATTGAAGTCCCCGTGATGCATTTCTTCTATAGTCCTTTTGTATTTAGGAGAAAATGTGTTATAAAGGAACTGCGTGATAAGAGACGATTTCCCGACTTTGGCAGCCCCTAGAACAACTATTTTATGCCTCACAGCATTGTTGGTCAGATTACCACTGCTCGATACGGTATCTTCTGTTTTTTCAGTCctgtaacaaaatacataattgtgAGCAAGATATTATAGTACATTTATTACGTATGTATCTATCACATTTGGGATGGACAGAGCCCATTATCTCGAATAGATTTACAGATTTTACAGATAACATAAATTACGGAAATAcagattaatgatggaactgagatttaGATGGCGTCGTTGTTCCTAGAtcaacgcctaaaaaaagaaagttacGCAGGTACCCTAGGTTTCATATATGTGTATTAGACTAAATAGTAGATATAgaatttaatagaataaagtaactattttttattttactatatcttagttaatcagaaaaatataaagttaaaattccCGTTTCCTCTTCACAAAATTACAGATTTAAAGACACGCATTGTAGCATTTAATCGTTTAAACGAGAAAATTACTTTCGCGGTAACTCCGCAAGCCACATACGAGCAAACTACCAGCgacacttaattatatttactctGCGTCTGGGTGTTTTAATGTCATTATTACGTTTACTCGCATACTCGACATTTGCCAGATTAATGCTGAATTATTTAACTTTCCAGATGTTGCGTAAACCTTTGCAAATGcgattttataatgaaaataaattgaagtttaaaaaattactaaaatgtGTCTACGATCATAGATTCATATAGATAACTATGAAAGGTACTATAATCAGTTGTGTTATGCCTAGCATATTCTAGTgctaatttctttaaaaaaattatgaatctcAAAGTAAgagataatttatattttatcaaaaaatgtcCTCGCTTAGGTAGCCAAAATCTGCGTAAATACAACGCATGGGACGTATTTAGAGCGATTTGGCGGATAAATTGCGTCATAAATTTAGTCGAGTGTGGACGTATTCCGTGAAACGAACGATAATCATGCAAATTCAGCTAATGCGAAAATAACCGTGGTGCGATAAAACCTTGAGAAAATAGGCGATTATGGGTTTAATGTATGCGTTTTGGTCGATAATTTGCGAGGGTTTCTTATCATTAGAAGGTCGCAATACCTAATTGGCATATAGTTCGCTCAAAGAATTACTAGTTCAACGCATGTTGCCTTCGAGCACTTTGAGAATAATGGCAACACACTTACATAATTAGCAAAGAGACATATAACTTAGATACGTTTATATCTCGTAAAGCACCGctattacttacttaatgaTTATGATAAAGACAACGTATTTTAACgaagtttaagtttttttttttgctaatttttcttgttgtacataaataaataaaaaaaaaggttttgtctttattctttttaatatatgttttgATCTAACAATGCTTAATGTTCTTGAAGATAAATACTgtcattgtttttattgacttcaattgaagtttaatttaatcagTTAACAGGAACCAACGGAAGGAACAATAATacctataagaaaaaaaaccaTATACTCCTCAACGTCGCGACTTTACCAACTTCGTGTAATTGAACAAAAATCCTTGttacttattacttataaGTCAAAAAAGGTTGCAAAGAGTATTCCTAAGCTGGgattttgtaatataattcCGTGTGTATCATAACATTGTCAGATAATCTCGTGATATGAGGCAGCTATCGCCGTGTCACCGTGGCTTATcggcacaaataaaatcacatcGATCAATACGTTCATACGATGCCAAAAGCATTGAAAACTTTATTATCGTTTTATTCTTTACTTTGCTAACTTCCctattaagtttaataattttatgttctGGTGTCTCGTCTTGATATATcgtcaaaattttcaatttaatatttcccTGACCGCAAACTGGGAGAGTTCTCAATATGACACGATCCCGGCATTTTCCTATATTCCGCCtatgtaagttatttttcCTTATAGTTCTACTTGTAGCCATTTGTTTGTCCCTTATTATTTCTTCcagcttcttcttcttttaatattcTCCAATATCAAGCGTCAAAAAAAGAACTTGAAgtatattcaattttgaaacacttgaaaaataagtaaaagacAAACTACAGATAACGATAAAGTATTAGTTTTTGTATCATTGCATTAACATTTTGACATCGTAAATTCGTTATTTAGGAGAGAAATTTCGAAACTCATGAACCTGTGGATAATAGccgttataaaattttcacgaCCAGACATCTCTAGAGTACCTAAAATTGTTACGGGAAATTATCACTCGATATAAAATGAAGAAGTAATTCGACTCACTGAAGGTAAGAACAACAAGGAAATTATGTTCGCGTTGTGTCTCTTTCAATAAACTCTATACAACATTGACGAAATGTAGTCTCccaacttaataataataagctcTCTAGAACTATTTACGCAAAACAAACTTCTCCATAAAACGCTcctttgtgttttatttattaggtacagTCCAagcttttttctttaaaattcatatgcctaaaattttgttatacatttggaatataaatatcatttttatagtaaaataaagagactgattgaaataaattgtgaGTCACTTTGTGACtacaattttcattaaaactgAAGCATTTTTGTGTATATAACTACGTACTAATATGTTACTGTTTTTTTGTCTACTACTgacttatatataaatcaggtatttatcccttaagggATAGATAAAGCCAACAATCTCAAAAATGATGATTGTTGAATGATGGGACTGTGATTCAGATAGGGACAGATTGATAAAGTCgagtattatattttcacaatAATTTCTATTCAACCCACCCTAGTTTTAAGAGGAACATACCTGCGGCGGAATAGGTCGAAATGTACGATGTACTCATCTCGCTTTATGGCCAAAACGCTTTATTCGCCAGCAGGCGGTgccatattaattttattggccCATTGTAAGAAAGTAATCGAAGGAAATGTCACCAGACATCTTTtgcttattgttttattataaagaatcCATGTTAGTTGGTTAGATTAATGATATTCCTGCAAATGGCAGATCTGAAAGTAAGGAAAGCTGAGATTTTACTTaggcataaaataaaaaaaaaagactttattGGGCAACTACAAATTACATTAGATCAGGTTGTGGGAACCTCCTTTTAAGCAAAATGTGCTTGTGCCAGGAAGCACCGCTCTTTCATAACTTATTTAACAGTTGACCTCATAAGCTATAACTATAAGACAaggtttttcacaattttatactatttatatgtttggaatattatattgaatagaatataatatatattatgaatttaaataattttttttgtaaatataagtatttgctgtaataaataaatataaattattataaagtgatatttatatatatatatatatatatatatatatatatatatatatatatatatatatatatatatatatatatatatatatatatattatattttatttaagtatactagatatatatatatatatctagtatacttaaataaaatataatatacataaatatatacttatacataaaaattgtatttaaattagaacaaatattaaaaattatatgtgtCTACCactaaaaaatgtttttacaaattcggtaattgttattaattatttctaagtCGCCttacttttatacatatttagtcATAGTACCTACACCCGGAGCTCTGCCCACTTAGTAGaaaatttcagttaattttccTTACCGTGAGAATTTTGGGAATACTCTTTTAGTGCAACTCAAATATCGTCCAAGCAGTTTGTGCTGTACATTGGTATGTCGGTCAATCAGTGagtcagtgtcctcttttatatattatttagataGAAGAGAGGATATGAATGGCTTGCATGAAATTAGCTATAAAAATAGGTTGGTATATTCTATAGGGTCGTTAATACCGCCGTAGTTAGACGCGGGTCACTACGTCTTTTGCTTCGATGCCCATAAATGGAATTATGATTATTCAGCCAAGTATAATATCATCCATTCACATGCGACGCCTTTGAGAACATATTCTAAATGAgagagaaaatattaaaattaacttggTTGTGATTGATATATGGTCATACATCTTCGCTTCAGCCACATTCAATAATCTTTTCATATTGTGgggttttatcatttttaaaatatagggACATTAGAAAGAAATTAGAGCATAAAAGtaggataaaatattttattaaaaatgttaatgcaAGTTCGCTGTAGCAGTTAAAGGGCAAGCTGCTTGAATGCATTTTAAGCAGCTTATAACGTCTGACAGCTGTGTTTGacgtaaaaaaatttgaaataaattggaTAACTTTGAAGTAATTGAGAACTTGGTATAAAGAGAGCATTTAGCATAAATTACTCAAACAATTATAATCGGGTTAAGTAGTTCAACGTTAAGCTCAGTTAGATGATTTCTTTTAGTTAATTGTCATAATTATCCTTCAGGAGAAAAAAGAAGCCTTGAGCCTGTCTATAACCTCAATCCAGACGTAAGCGACTTCATAGTAGAGAACCTTA
This is a stretch of genomic DNA from Amyelois transitella isolate CPQ chromosome 5, ilAmyTran1.1, whole genome shotgun sequence. It encodes these proteins:
- the LOC106139049 gene encoding ras-related protein Rap-2b is translated as MKGRHQFRRRFSLQPSFMKEDHEEERRPHRTEKTEDTVSSSGNLTNNAVRHKIVVLGAAKVGKSSLITQFLYNTFSPKYKRTIEEMHHGDFNVSGVRLTLDILDTSGAYEFPAMRALSMQSADAFILVYDITDADSFTEVRMLRDQIHETKESTAVPIVVVGNKVDLAETGARQVEFHTTESVVTVDWENGFVEASAKENINVSQIFKELLVQAKVKYNLSPALRRRRRQSLPTGPQGPPGSSPTPPANQAHVPSPAQLAHLQQIRERHNSKRNSCIIS